The genomic segment ACTGGTGCCACGAATGCGATATGAGTGTGTCCCTCACGCTCCTTCCCTCGCCTCTCCTTTGTCCCCACTACCATACCTCCTTCCTCGAATTGATGGACTCTCCCTTCTCCCAAAACGACGTCGAATCACCCCTCTTTGACGTTTTCCAGGACACGCTCTTACTCCTCTCCTCCAAGCCCCTATCCGCCAAACCTCGCCCTCTCCCCTCCGTCAACGTCACACCCTCACTCCTTTCCGTGCTCGACCTTAACGGGGTCATTTTCTTCGCTGTGTGCAAAGACCAAATTTTCCTCGATGCTAAGGCCAAATAGTTACCCTGCAAACACCTCTTCCATGTCGATTGCATCACGCCGTGGCTCGACCTCCACGCGTCGTTCCCGTTGTGCAGGCTACCATCTCTACAAATAAACTCTTTTTCATCTTTCCGCATTTTTActttgctttctctctcactaccAAAAAATTGACCCAATTCCGCAAAGGGATAAGCTTGGTTCCAGAGTGATATAAATTGCTCCGAATTGGGTTTTCTCTGagaaaaaacaaatgatattGATGGGTGTGTTCCCTTTTGAGCAAAGTTAGTGAGTTGTAGAGGCGGTGGCAGGGAATCGAAGCATGAGCGCAGAGGAAGATGACTCAGAGGGAAAAGATTGAAACTTTGGCAAGATAAGGTGTCCAATTGTGGTGTGAAGAATTTCCAGCGCGATCTGGTGGCTAGGGCGTTGATGGGCGGTGTGGGCGTCGCAGATTTAAGGCTTAGGCTTCAATTTCTTCTGTGGCCCTCAATTTCTCTCTTAAGGGTTTTCATTTCCATTTTCTaactgttttctttttgtttttcctctCTCGTTATGCATAAGAAGGAATCAGATTCCTCCATTAGTTGCGTCCGCTAGTTACTTATTTGTGTCACCTATGTTTGAGGGTTGAACTAATAACGTTAAGTCTGGAGGAATTGCTAGTAg from the Vigna angularis cultivar LongXiaoDou No.4 chromosome 3, ASM1680809v1, whole genome shotgun sequence genome contains:
- the LOC108324596 gene encoding uncharacterized protein LOC108324596, which encodes MATTAGPEAKTYWCHECDMSVSLTLLPSPLLCPHYHTSFLELMDSPFSQNDVESPLFDVFQDTLLLLSSKPLSAKPRPLPSVNVTPSLLSVLDLNGVIFFAVCKDQIFLDAKAK